From a region of the Desulfonatronovibrio hydrogenovorans DSM 9292 genome:
- a CDS encoding type IV toxin-antitoxin system AbiEi family antitoxin domain-containing protein, which produces MNGNKKEKLKTLGPRAAYLVGRLYEQGKPMFSNADVMEITGLQPKSARNFVASLVNRGVATRLKPGLFILVPYELGFESEYLGNPYILGRELAGRQKYYISHASAMDIHQMVTQPQLKVFVSVARSIRPRMVLGTEYHFVRCRPEHFFGIEKHWATKTDSVQVSDPERTIIDCLKLPQHCGGLSETAKGLWIKKQELDLDRLIGYAVKVDVGAVIRRLGFLLEIFQMASDSHISNLQQHLSKSYVLLDPVLPHEGKYLARWRLRLNMEPDELLALVRT; this is translated from the coding sequence ATGAATGGTAATAAGAAAGAAAAATTGAAAACTTTAGGGCCACGGGCGGCTTATCTGGTGGGGAGGCTCTACGAACAGGGAAAGCCTATGTTTTCCAATGCCGATGTCATGGAAATTACCGGACTTCAACCGAAATCCGCCCGGAATTTTGTGGCTTCCCTTGTAAATCGGGGTGTGGCAACCAGATTAAAACCTGGACTTTTTATCCTGGTTCCTTATGAACTCGGGTTTGAGAGCGAATATTTGGGCAATCCTTATATTCTGGGCCGGGAACTGGCAGGCAGGCAAAAATACTATATCTCACATGCCTCGGCCATGGACATCCATCAAATGGTTACCCAGCCCCAGTTGAAAGTTTTTGTTTCAGTTGCCCGTTCCATTCGGCCCCGCATGGTCCTTGGAACGGAATATCACTTTGTAAGATGCAGGCCGGAACATTTTTTCGGCATTGAAAAGCACTGGGCCACGAAAACAGACAGCGTGCAGGTCAGTGACCCGGAACGGACGATTATTGACTGCCTCAAGCTGCCGCAGCATTGCGGTGGTTTGAGCGAAACAGCCAAGGGGCTGTGGATCAAAAAACAGGAATTGGATCTGGACCGATTGATTGGGTATGCAGTTAAAGTTGATGTCGGTGCGGTAATCCGCAGGCTTGGTTTTTTGCTGGAAATTTTCCAGATGGCCTCAGACTCCCACATCTCCAACCTGCAGCAGCATCTGTCCAAATCTTATGTCCTCCTGGATCCGGTGCTGCCTCATGAGGGAAAATATCTTGCCAGGTGGCGGTTGCGGCTAAATATGGAGCCGGATGAGCTGCTTGCTTTGGTCAGGACTTGA